The following are encoded together in the Triticum dicoccoides isolate Atlit2015 ecotype Zavitan chromosome 6B, WEW_v2.0, whole genome shotgun sequence genome:
- the LOC119324931 gene encoding histone acetyltransferase HAC1-like has translation MARRSGTQGDGGHGRWRWAQAAPAAGLRDGASLRPASPIRLLGCGMEAMAMPPSLPAVSGASWWPQSFPAGSKGASSSGGRQHAHAAAASRARTQQQLAQHHPQKLANHPSAADHDAKNKDAPQMRVQQPRKIMLDLLVHASTCRSSSCQFPNCLKVKELFLHGKQCKRRASGGCALRKKMWYMIQFHAQACRDSGCSMPRCRDLKDHLRRLHQQSESRRGLLLTK, from the exons ATGGCGAGGCGCTCAGGCACCCAAGGAGATGGCGGCCATGGCAGGTGGCGTTGGGCTCAGGCAGCACCTGCTGCTGGCCTGCGAGATGGCGCGAGCCTCCGACCGGCTTCTCCCATACGGCTGCTCGGATGTGGGATGGAGGCCATGGCGATGCCACCGAGCCTCCCGGCGGTTTCGGGCGCGAGCTGGTGGCCACAGAGCTTCCCAGCCGGCAGCAAAGGGGCAAGCAGCAGCGGCGGCCGGCAACATGCgcacgcagcagcggcaagcagagcGCGCACGCAGCAGCAGCTTGCACAACATCATCCTCAGAAGTTGGCAAACCATCCATCTGCTGCCGACCATGATGCAAAAAACAAGGACGCCCCGCAAATGCGTGTTCAGCAG CCAAGGAAAATAATGCTCGATCTTCTGGTACATGCCTCGACGTGCCGCTCATCTAGCTGCCAATTTCCTAACTGCCTTAAGGTCAAGGAACTATTTCTGCATGGGAAGCAGTGCAAAAGGCGTGCTTCAGGAGGGTGTGCCCTGCGCAAAAAAATGTGGTACATGATTCAGTTCCATGCCCAAGCTTGCAGAGATTCAGGATGCAGTATGCCAAGGTGCAG GGATTTGAAAGACCATCTTAGAAGGTTGCACCAGCAGTCCGAATCCAGGAGAGGGCTGCTGTTAACGAAATGA